The Halobellus sp. MBLA0158 genome has a window encoding:
- the pspAB gene encoding PspA-associated protein PspAB codes for MGLFDTIRAVLGTSAEADATRDADPEDLFGISTAYVTMEADLGFRSVGAAALCFSGVDSTDFEATVDDVEAILRAGEEETGTTFDVREDSHGWEWVVLRDDDPEDLVTSVHFAADEFRERGYGSRLLAAVFGFEREGDGDRAYWIYSFRRGAYYPFAPERGKERNQRLEFKLESVLDGELELEGDESYWYPMWPDRDGGHPWD; via the coding sequence ATGGGCCTCTTCGACACCATCAGGGCCGTCCTCGGCACGAGCGCCGAGGCGGACGCGACCCGCGACGCCGACCCCGAGGACCTCTTCGGGATAAGCACCGCCTACGTCACGATGGAGGCCGACCTCGGCTTTCGTTCCGTGGGCGCGGCGGCGCTCTGCTTTTCGGGCGTCGACAGCACCGACTTCGAGGCGACTGTCGACGACGTCGAGGCGATCCTCCGCGCCGGCGAGGAAGAGACCGGGACCACCTTCGACGTCCGCGAGGACAGCCACGGCTGGGAGTGGGTCGTCCTCCGCGACGACGACCCCGAGGACCTCGTCACCTCGGTCCACTTCGCGGCCGACGAGTTCCGCGAGCGCGGCTACGGCTCGCGCCTGCTCGCGGCCGTGTTCGGGTTCGAGCGCGAGGGCGACGGCGACCGCGCCTACTGGATCTACTCGTTCCGGCGCGGGGCGTACTACCCGTTCGCGCCCGAGCGGGGCAAAGAGCGGAATCAGCGCCTCGAATTCAAGCTCGAATCCGTCCTCGACGGAGAACTGGAACTCGAAGGCGACGAGTCCTACTGGTACCCGATGTGGCCCGACCGCGACGGCGGCCACCCCTGGGACTGA
- the radA gene encoding DNA repair and recombination protein RadA: MPEDDLESLPGVGPATADKLVEAGFESYQAIAVASPGEMSNTADVGESTAADIINAAREAADIGGFETGAAVLERREQIGKLSWRIPEVDELLGGGIETQSITEVYGEFGAGKSQVTHQMAVNVQLPPEHGGLGGSCIFIDSEDTFRPERIDDMVRGLDDEVIEDLLERREIEGTPGDDETMSDLLDSFLDHIHVAKAFNSNHQILLAEKAKELARDNEEAEFPVRLLCVDSLTAHFRAEYVGRGELAERQQKLNKHLHDLMRIGDLYNTAVLVTNQVASNPDSYFGDPTQPIGGNILGHTSTFRMYLRKSKGDKRIVRLVDAPNLADGEAVMRVQDEGLKPE; encoded by the coding sequence ATGCCAGAAGACGATCTCGAGAGTCTCCCGGGAGTCGGCCCAGCGACAGCGGACAAACTCGTCGAAGCGGGATTCGAGAGCTACCAGGCGATCGCGGTCGCGAGCCCGGGCGAGATGTCGAACACGGCGGACGTGGGGGAGTCGACCGCCGCGGACATCATCAACGCCGCGCGCGAGGCCGCCGACATCGGCGGCTTCGAGACGGGCGCGGCGGTGCTGGAGCGACGCGAGCAGATCGGCAAGCTCTCCTGGCGGATCCCCGAGGTCGACGAGCTGCTCGGCGGCGGGATCGAGACCCAGTCCATCACCGAGGTCTACGGGGAGTTCGGGGCCGGCAAGTCCCAGGTGACCCACCAGATGGCCGTTAACGTCCAACTGCCCCCCGAACACGGCGGGCTCGGCGGCTCCTGTATCTTCATCGACTCCGAGGACACCTTCCGCCCCGAGCGGATCGACGACATGGTCCGCGGCCTCGACGACGAGGTCATCGAGGACCTGCTCGAACGCCGCGAGATCGAGGGCACTCCGGGCGACGACGAGACGATGTCGGACCTGCTCGATTCGTTCCTGGACCACATCCACGTCGCGAAGGCGTTCAACTCCAACCACCAGATCCTCCTCGCCGAGAAGGCCAAGGAGCTCGCCCGCGACAACGAGGAGGCGGAGTTCCCCGTCCGCCTGCTCTGTGTCGACTCGCTGACCGCGCACTTCCGCGCGGAGTACGTCGGCCGGGGCGAACTCGCCGAGCGCCAGCAGAAGCTCAACAAGCACCTCCACGACCTGATGCGGATCGGCGACCTCTACAACACCGCCGTCCTGGTGACGAACCAGGTCGCCTCCAACCCGGACTCGTACTTCGGCGACCCGACCCAGCCGATCGGCGGCAACATCCTGGGCCACACCTCGACGTTCCGGATGTACCTCCGGAAGTCGAAGGGCGACAAGCGGATCGTCCGCCTCGTGGACGCGCCGAACCTCGCCGACGGCGAGGCCGTGATGCGCGTCCAAGACGAGGGGCTCAAGCCCGAGTAA
- a CDS encoding aminomethyl transferase family protein, with amino-acid sequence MSPENLQEMVDGTDDLVGTFRDRDLEASIWDYPDKPYDFPAEFSNWIREQKAWREQCAVIDQSFHMTHFRVTGDDDEAQDLFETVGINSFADWRDGEPPRAKQFVALNPDGYVIGDCILFWLEEGHYLFVGEEPVSNWTTYQAEKGGYDVDCEMIYNPLGPRDPEYFRFEIMGPNAIDLMAEAVDGDLPEIPFFQMDELSIQGVDAYALGHQMTSERGIEIFGDYEHHDEVLDHIFAVGEDYGLRQVGNKAYITTGIELGWIPLPLPAVYDSPEMEAYREWLPMESMEANFVLGGSYVSEDISDYYATLGGLGYDHIAKFDHDFIGREALEENEALLDGEQKVTFIIDDEDIMKVWGSLLEEGETYKFLTMPEVPYRSELSRYDEILKDGETVGMAKHMDYSYNEREFAALGWIDTEYAEPGTRVTMRWGEPDTEKSQIEPHAMTELRATVAPAPYMKKDREKAFAD; translated from the coding sequence ATGTCGCCCGAGAACCTACAGGAGATGGTGGATGGCACCGATGACCTCGTAGGGACGTTCAGAGACCGGGACCTGGAGGCTTCGATCTGGGACTACCCGGACAAGCCCTACGACTTCCCGGCGGAGTTCAGCAACTGGATCCGCGAGCAGAAGGCCTGGCGCGAGCAGTGCGCCGTCATCGATCAGTCCTTCCACATGACCCACTTCAGGGTCACCGGAGACGACGACGAGGCCCAGGACCTCTTCGAGACGGTCGGGATCAACAGCTTCGCCGACTGGCGCGACGGCGAGCCGCCGCGGGCCAAGCAGTTCGTCGCGCTCAACCCCGACGGCTACGTGATCGGCGACTGCATCCTCTTTTGGCTCGAAGAGGGCCACTACCTGTTCGTCGGCGAAGAGCCCGTCAGCAACTGGACGACCTATCAGGCCGAGAAGGGGGGCTACGACGTCGACTGCGAGATGATCTACAATCCGCTCGGGCCGCGGGATCCGGAGTACTTCCGGTTCGAGATTATGGGCCCGAACGCGATCGACCTGATGGCCGAGGCCGTCGACGGCGACCTCCCCGAGATCCCGTTCTTCCAGATGGACGAGCTCTCGATCCAGGGCGTCGACGCGTACGCCCTGGGCCACCAGATGACGAGCGAGCGCGGGATCGAGATCTTCGGCGACTACGAGCACCACGACGAGGTGCTGGACCACATCTTCGCGGTCGGCGAGGACTACGGCCTCCGGCAGGTCGGCAACAAGGCCTACATCACCACCGGGATCGAACTGGGGTGGATCCCGCTCCCGCTGCCGGCGGTGTACGACAGCCCCGAGATGGAGGCGTACCGCGAGTGGCTCCCGATGGAGTCGATGGAGGCGAACTTCGTCCTCGGCGGGAGCTACGTCTCCGAGGACATCTCGGACTACTACGCGACCCTCGGCGGACTCGGATACGACCACATCGCGAAGTTCGACCACGACTTCATCGGCCGCGAGGCGCTCGAAGAAAACGAGGCGCTCCTCGACGGCGAACAGAAGGTGACCTTCATCATCGACGACGAAGACATTATGAAGGTCTGGGGCTCGCTGCTGGAAGAAGGCGAGACCTACAAGTTCCTGACGATGCCCGAAGTGCCGTACCGCTCGGAGCTCTCCCGGTACGACGAGATCCTAAAGGACGGCGAGACCGTCGGGATGGCGAAGCACATGGACTACAGCTACAACGAGCGTGAGTTCGCCGCCCTCGGGTGGATCGACACGGAGTACGCCGAGCCCGGCACGCGGGTCACGATGCGCTGGGGCGAGCCCGACACCGAGAAGTCCCAGATCGAACCGCACGCGATGACCGAACTCAGGGCGACCGTCGCCCCGGCGCCGTACATGAAGAAGGACCGCGAGAAGGCGTTCGCGGACTGA
- the sufU gene encoding Fe-S cluster assembly sulfur transfer protein SufU has product MGLGSDMYRQQILDHYKNPRNKGEMSDPDFSHTGENPSCGDTITVNVSLEDDGETIEFVTFTGNGCAISQASASMLSEKLRGMTLSELDAMDTDDVTEMLGVDISPMRIKCAVLARQVAQDGAAIHRGDIEIDRTTTEED; this is encoded by the coding sequence ATGGGACTGGGCTCGGATATGTATCGCCAGCAGATTCTGGATCACTACAAGAACCCCCGGAACAAGGGGGAGATGTCGGATCCGGACTTCTCCCACACCGGGGAGAACCCCTCCTGCGGCGACACGATCACGGTGAACGTCAGCCTCGAAGACGACGGCGAGACCATCGAATTCGTGACGTTCACCGGGAACGGCTGTGCGATCAGTCAGGCCTCTGCGAGTATGCTCTCGGAGAAGCTCCGCGGGATGACGCTGTCGGAACTCGACGCGATGGACACCGACGACGTCACCGAGATGCTCGGCGTCGACATCTCGCCGATGCGGATCAAATGCGCCGTCCTCGCCCGGCAGGTGGCCCAGGACGGCGCGGCCATCCACCGCGGCGACATCGAGATCGACCGGACGACGACCGAAGAGGACTGA
- a CDS encoding mechanosensitive ion channel family protein, with translation MPTVTRFLFETIERTLGEFATGIQAAVPKLLTGLVFLAIAYVGIKLLTRALRRTLDAVYPADQGLVVDLGVTIASVFLWFGVALALLNIFGMGEIAASLGTAAGFVALGVSYALSNMIADTVAGVYLLRDPDFNPGDEVKADPVTGTVESIELRKTRFRNTDGDVVVVANRDVEKKWTRLAADDAAEAPA, from the coding sequence ATGCCCACCGTGACCCGATTCCTCTTCGAGACGATCGAGCGGACGCTCGGCGAGTTCGCGACCGGGATTCAGGCGGCCGTCCCGAAGCTCCTCACCGGTCTCGTCTTTCTCGCGATCGCCTACGTCGGGATCAAACTGCTCACGCGCGCGCTCCGGCGCACGCTCGACGCCGTCTACCCCGCGGACCAGGGGCTCGTCGTCGACCTCGGGGTGACGATCGCGAGCGTGTTCCTGTGGTTCGGCGTCGCCCTGGCGCTCTTGAACATCTTCGGGATGGGCGAGATCGCCGCGAGCCTCGGCACCGCCGCCGGCTTCGTCGCGCTCGGCGTCTCCTACGCCCTGTCGAACATGATCGCCGACACCGTCGCCGGGGTGTATCTCCTCCGTGACCCTGACTTCAACCCCGGCGACGAGGTGAAGGCCGACCCCGTCACTGGGACCGTGGAGTCGATCGAACTCCGGAAGACCCGGTTCCGGAACACCGACGGCGACGTCGTCGTCGTCGCGAACCGCGACGTCGAGAAGAAGTGGACGCGCCTCGCCGCGGACGACGCCGCCGAGGCCCCCGCCTGA